From the genome of Hymenobacter cellulosilyticus, one region includes:
- a CDS encoding VOC family protein, translating into MTPSSPTYLSGGTASIYVSDMDRAVRFYHETLGLTLAVRIANEWAELDAGNGFIVGLHQATAQGVSPGTAGAINIELRVAAPHTLEEAVAALQARGVPFSAPIASYEHVRLAYLQDPDGNQIILAQTI; encoded by the coding sequence ATGACCCCATCTTCCCCAACCTACTTGTCGGGCGGCACTGCTTCCATCTACGTGTCCGACATGGACCGGGCAGTTCGCTTTTACCACGAAACCCTGGGCCTGACGCTGGCTGTGCGCATTGCCAACGAATGGGCCGAGCTTGATGCAGGCAACGGGTTCATTGTAGGGCTGCACCAGGCCACGGCCCAAGGGGTATCCCCCGGCACTGCGGGCGCTATTAATATCGAGCTACGGGTGGCCGCCCCGCACACGCTGGAGGAAGCCGTGGCGGCTCTGCAAGCGCGCGGCGTACCGTTTAGCGCACCAATTGCAAGCTATGAACACGTGCGCCTGGCGTACCTGCAAGACCCCGATGGCAATCAGATTATTCTGGCCCAAACCATTTAG
- a CDS encoding DinB/UmuC family translesion DNA polymerase, protein MEAYARKHLGEVVGARLMRELQGFPCQGLAPSEDGTLSRRTLSVSRTFGRPLTDLPDVTGAVSAFASRAAEKLRRQGDAVHLMTVFLSKSRYGLEPPPYSCSAVLTLPVATNDTIELVRFARAALKRLWQPGNRYTKAGVILDGLEPEVQTQLSLFEPAPVSEKRAKLMAELDALNRRFGKGTVKLASLVLPPGKVQAPWEGQAQWRTPQYTTRLEDLLLVG, encoded by the coding sequence TTGGAGGCCTACGCCCGCAAGCACCTGGGTGAGGTAGTGGGCGCCCGACTCATGCGCGAGTTGCAGGGCTTCCCTTGCCAGGGCCTGGCGCCGAGCGAGGACGGTACCTTATCTCGCCGCACCTTGAGCGTATCGCGCACCTTCGGCCGGCCACTGACCGATTTACCCGATGTCACGGGCGCCGTCAGCGCCTTTGCCTCCCGGGCCGCCGAGAAGCTGCGCCGGCAGGGCGACGCGGTCCACCTGATGACCGTCTTCCTGAGCAAAAGCCGCTACGGCCTGGAACCGCCGCCCTATTCCTGCTCCGCCGTGCTCACGCTGCCCGTGGCCACGAACGATACCATTGAACTGGTCCGCTTTGCGCGGGCGGCGCTCAAGCGCCTCTGGCAGCCGGGCAACCGCTACACCAAGGCCGGCGTGATACTCGACGGCCTGGAGCCGGAAGTACAAACGCAACTCTCGCTGTTTGAACCTGCACCGGTTTCGGAGAAGCGCGCCAAGCTGATGGCCGAGTTGGACGCCCTGAACCGCCGCTTTGGCAAAGGCACGGTGAAGCTCGCCTCACTGGTGCTGCCGCCGGGCAAGGTGCAAGCGCCCTGGGAAGGGCAGGCGCAGTGGCGTACGCCGCAGTACACGACCCGGCTGGAAGATTTGCTGCTGGTGGGTTGA